A single Roseinatronobacter monicus DNA region contains:
- a CDS encoding PAS-domain containing protein, giving the protein MTEDGPKAVVSRARFDRERRARQEAESLLEDKARELYTANRRLMRESEAVRAALAETEELRAREAAALRQQSILSEAMAVFSGKTSAAEALQDFLNTLQRAFGVFDACYLQASGSEVRITASARPEHIGLGLPVPNSLIVRPRRLSTLQLIAPGKVFPGRITDYASTIIVPLNISGEAAGALLLGCLQTGSFTATDLRLLKRLAGLAAQSLTALRDTRRNALLVSLIEGRPISGEGGVLDAPLEAVQQAFARLTNMQGMAVGILDDLLGASLDEIDAAIERSLAALGNATNTDRAYVFRLREDAPLIDSSHEWCVSGIAAMRDQLQEIPSDMISHWRETFDAGRDVVIPDVGALSDATPGKEILVEQGMVSLLAVPMVEYGVFRGFVGYGAVRAQRTFLPGEVHLIRSVAKVIGSLLVRREQRVQIERLSEIARRTSNLVVIAGADRCITWVNEAFERTTGWALDEIKGQNAGGFLQCEETAPEAIAALRQALDQAKPVQAEILNRARDGRSYWVDLDIQPLKDTFGALNGFMAVGMDVTERRQQADALRAAADDAARARATLEAAVDALQDGFVLFDADDRLVICNQRYREIYPSAAQEIVPGTRFEDILRQGLELGVYADAIGREADWLAERLERHCERDSEVEQHLSDGRWLRIFEKATPDGGRVGLRVDITALKLAEQRAKADRAAAMEASHDGIAITDAEGRFVYMNHAHLELFGYTSEAQVLGKPWSMFYEPDAAAWMGGHVMPELMFYGSWSGEIMGKARDGSPVDQEVSLTLKDDGGILCIARDMRDRRREMAERDRLSEELQLAQRREVVGQMAAGLAHDFNNLLAAISGGAQLIQDATPENSLGAIGAQRILAASAQAAGLVRRLLSLGRREAELITLDLREPLREASDLVRASLRASMRLNTHLPDTPIEVVADPTDILQTVLNLAINARDALDGRPGAITVVLSKPSEDDLQGPFTVGTPDPKHAFCAITISDTGPGMSSEQVARAFTPYETTKGARGSGLGLTIVSSIIARVGGALKLVTAPDQGSEFTILWPVAPIRAKEGAAVEGLTGRLDGRTVLVVDDQENVLNIITAFLESVGAEVAPTSEPADVIAVLRDNPDAWDLLITDFDMPGMTGSDLAQAARAHAPHLPIVLVTALAAMAGRDTAMFNAVLGKPVDKAALVNAAEVAILRAKQGEG; this is encoded by the coding sequence ATGACGGAAGATGGGCCAAAAGCAGTGGTTTCGCGCGCGCGGTTTGATCGCGAACGTCGCGCCCGGCAAGAGGCCGAAAGCCTGCTCGAAGACAAGGCAAGGGAACTCTACACCGCCAACAGGCGGTTGATGCGCGAGAGCGAAGCGGTTCGCGCCGCCCTTGCGGAAACCGAAGAACTTAGGGCAAGGGAAGCTGCCGCCCTGCGGCAACAGTCCATCCTGTCAGAGGCTATGGCGGTGTTTTCGGGCAAAACAAGCGCGGCAGAAGCGTTACAGGATTTTTTGAATACCTTGCAACGTGCCTTTGGCGTTTTTGATGCCTGTTACTTGCAGGCTTCGGGGTCGGAGGTGCGCATCACGGCCTCGGCGCGACCTGAACATATCGGTCTGGGGCTGCCGGTCCCCAACAGTCTGATTGTGCGACCGCGGCGCCTAAGCACGCTTCAATTGATCGCCCCGGGCAAGGTGTTTCCCGGCCGCATCACGGACTACGCCTCGACGATTATTGTGCCTCTTAATATCTCAGGCGAGGCCGCTGGAGCGCTTTTGCTGGGGTGTCTCCAAACGGGGAGCTTCACGGCCACAGACCTGCGGCTGCTGAAGCGGCTGGCCGGGCTTGCTGCGCAATCCCTCACCGCTCTCCGCGATACCCGGCGCAACGCTCTTCTGGTGTCCTTGATCGAGGGGCGGCCGATTAGCGGTGAAGGAGGTGTTCTCGATGCGCCGCTCGAAGCGGTTCAGCAGGCGTTTGCGCGTCTGACCAACATGCAGGGCATGGCTGTCGGCATCCTCGACGACCTTCTGGGCGCATCCCTTGACGAGATCGATGCGGCCATCGAGAGATCTCTGGCCGCTCTGGGCAACGCCACGAATACCGACCGGGCGTATGTGTTTCGGCTGCGCGAGGATGCGCCGCTGATCGACAGCAGCCACGAATGGTGTGTCTCGGGCATCGCCGCGATGCGCGATCAGCTTCAGGAAATTCCGTCTGACATGATTTCTCATTGGCGCGAGACCTTCGATGCCGGACGCGATGTGGTGATCCCCGATGTAGGCGCGCTGTCGGATGCTACGCCAGGAAAGGAGATTCTTGTAGAACAGGGTATGGTTTCGCTATTGGCCGTGCCAATGGTGGAATACGGGGTGTTCCGAGGTTTTGTGGGCTATGGCGCGGTGCGCGCGCAGCGCACATTCCTGCCCGGCGAGGTCCATCTCATTCGCTCTGTGGCCAAGGTGATCGGCTCGCTTCTTGTGCGCCGGGAACAGAGAGTACAGATCGAGCGGCTGTCTGAAATTGCGCGGCGCACCTCGAACCTTGTTGTGATTGCGGGCGCCGACCGGTGCATCACCTGGGTGAATGAAGCCTTTGAGCGGACAACCGGTTGGGCCCTAGACGAAATCAAGGGGCAAAATGCGGGCGGCTTCCTGCAATGCGAAGAGACGGCTCCCGAAGCCATCGCCGCCTTGCGTCAGGCGCTGGATCAGGCGAAGCCAGTGCAGGCAGAGATTCTCAATCGTGCTCGTGATGGTCGTTCGTACTGGGTTGATCTGGATATTCAGCCTCTGAAGGATACCTTCGGTGCGCTTAATGGGTTCATGGCCGTAGGAATGGATGTGACAGAGCGCCGCCAACAAGCCGATGCATTACGCGCCGCCGCCGATGATGCGGCCCGCGCGCGGGCTACGCTCGAAGCGGCGGTTGACGCATTGCAGGACGGATTCGTTCTATTCGATGCTGATGACAGGTTGGTCATATGCAATCAGCGCTACCGAGAGATCTATCCAAGCGCGGCGCAAGAAATCGTGCCGGGGACGCGATTCGAAGACATCCTGCGACAAGGTCTTGAACTGGGTGTATACGCAGACGCCATCGGGCGTGAGGCAGATTGGCTGGCGGAACGGTTGGAACGACATTGCGAACGCGACAGCGAAGTGGAACAACATCTGTCCGACGGCCGCTGGCTGCGCATTTTCGAGAAGGCCACACCAGACGGTGGGCGCGTCGGTCTTAGGGTCGATATCACCGCTTTGAAGCTTGCCGAGCAACGCGCCAAGGCTGACCGCGCTGCAGCGATGGAAGCAAGCCACGACGGGATCGCGATCACAGATGCGGAAGGCCGGTTCGTCTACATGAACCACGCACATCTCGAACTTTTTGGATACACCTCCGAAGCACAGGTTCTTGGCAAACCCTGGTCCATGTTCTACGAGCCAGACGCCGCCGCCTGGATGGGCGGGCATGTCATGCCCGAACTGATGTTTTATGGCAGTTGGTCCGGCGAAATCATGGGAAAAGCCCGCGACGGAAGCCCCGTGGATCAAGAGGTGTCACTGACACTAAAGGACGATGGTGGGATCTTGTGTATTGCGCGCGATATGCGCGATCGTCGGCGCGAAATGGCCGAGCGGGATCGGCTGAGTGAAGAGCTGCAACTGGCGCAGCGGCGCGAGGTCGTCGGGCAGATGGCTGCGGGGCTTGCGCATGACTTCAATAACCTGCTGGCCGCGATATCTGGCGGCGCGCAACTTATCCAGGACGCAACCCCTGAAAACAGCCTTGGTGCGATCGGCGCCCAACGAATCCTGGCCGCAAGCGCGCAAGCGGCCGGACTGGTCCGGCGGCTGCTGTCCCTTGGGCGGCGCGAGGCGGAGCTTATTACGCTGGACCTGCGTGAGCCGCTGCGCGAGGCAAGCGATCTTGTTCGCGCCAGCCTGCGTGCGTCTATGCGCCTGAACACGCACCTCCCCGACACTCCAATCGAGGTCGTGGCCGACCCGACCGATATTTTGCAAACTGTGCTAAACCTTGCCATCAATGCCCGCGACGCGCTGGATGGCAGACCCGGCGCGATCACTGTCGTGCTCAGTAAACCGAGTGAGGACGATTTGCAGGGGCCTTTCACGGTAGGAACGCCTGATCCGAAGCATGCCTTCTGCGCGATCACGATCAGCGATACGGGGCCGGGAATGTCATCGGAACAGGTGGCGCGCGCTTTCACGCCTTATGAAACCACGAAAGGCGCGCGTGGCAGCGGGCTGGGCCTGACCATCGTGTCCTCGATCATTGCCCGTGTAGGCGGGGCGCTGAAACTTGTGACAGCGCCGGATCAGGGGAGTGAGTTCACCATTCTGTGGCCTGTGGCCCCGATCCGCGCGAAAGAGGGCGCGGCCGTGGAAGGTCTGACTGGCCGGTTGGACGGGCGCACTGTTCTGGTGGTCGACGATCAAGAGAATGTGCTGAACATTATCACCGCCTTTCTCGAATCCGTTGGTGCCGAAGTGGCCCCGACGTCCGAGCCTGCGGACGTGATCGCGGTTCTGAGGGATAACCCGGATGCCTGGGACCTGCTCATCACGGATTTCGACATGCCTGGCATGACTGGCAGCGACCTCGCGCAAGCCGCACGCGCACATGCGCCGCATCTGCCGATTGTTCTTGTGACTGCGCTGGCCGCTATGGCGGGGCGCGATACGGCCATGTTTAATGCTGTGCTGGGCAAGCCCGTGGACAAGGCTGCACTTGTGAACGCGGCCGAAGTTGCCATACTGCGTGCGAAACAGGGTGAAGGTTAA
- a CDS encoding response regulator has product MRVLIADDHELLRDTLDLWFRQEKIDVTPAQDLDAAMQLVEASEPFDLILLDYGMPGMNGLEGLARALEAGRGARVAVMSGIAPREVAEQALEMGAAGFLPKTLPAKSLVNAVRFMAMGEQYAPIDFMTAAPEVEVLNPLAEKLTPRELQMLEKLCEGLSNKEIARALGIQEPTVKLHLKTLYRKIGALNRTQAALIARDSGLF; this is encoded by the coding sequence ATGCGTGTCTTGATTGCTGATGACCACGAACTGTTGCGCGATACGCTTGATCTGTGGTTCCGGCAGGAAAAAATCGACGTCACGCCAGCACAGGATCTCGACGCTGCGATGCAACTGGTCGAGGCAAGTGAGCCGTTCGACCTGATCTTGCTCGACTACGGCATGCCCGGCATGAATGGTCTGGAGGGTCTTGCTCGCGCGCTTGAGGCAGGTCGCGGTGCGCGTGTCGCCGTGATGTCCGGCATCGCCCCGCGCGAAGTGGCCGAACAGGCACTGGAGATGGGGGCGGCAGGGTTTCTGCCAAAAACCCTGCCAGCCAAATCGCTGGTCAACGCGGTGCGCTTCATGGCGATGGGCGAGCAATATGCGCCAATCGACTTCATGACCGCCGCCCCAGAGGTCGAGGTGCTCAACCCGCTGGCCGAAAAACTGACACCGCGCGAATTGCAGATGCTTGAAAAGCTGTGCGAGGGGCTGTCCAACAAGGAAATCGCCCGCGCTCTCGGCATCCAGGAACCGACTGTCAAGCTGCATCTGAAGACGCTCTACCGCAAGATCGGTGCCCTCAACCGCACCCAAGCAGCCCTGATCGCACGGGACTCCGGGTTGTTTTGA
- a CDS encoding NUDIX hydrolase has protein sequence MTARKTLSRQLELDAAPYLRVFREEGEVVAGQVIPDFWQVELRSFVLVMPVQPDGRVVAMTGYRHGPRRNCLSLSGGFIDPGETPEAAARRELLEEAGRTPTQLIGLGDYVGNGNQRGAHGHFFLARGCKAAPGWLSDPSETATLAAITADEVEKALDAGPFAVVHHVADWGLARRHRDFPAA, from the coding sequence ATGACCGCACGGAAAACCCTGTCGCGTCAGCTTGAATTAGATGCAGCGCCCTATCTGCGGGTGTTCCGCGAAGAGGGGGAGGTCGTAGCAGGCCAGGTGATCCCGGATTTCTGGCAGGTCGAGTTGCGCAGTTTCGTTCTGGTGATGCCGGTGCAGCCCGATGGGCGGGTGGTGGCGATGACCGGGTATCGCCACGGACCCCGGCGGAATTGCCTGAGCCTGTCCGGCGGCTTCATCGATCCCGGCGAAACCCCTGAGGCGGCGGCACGTCGCGAATTGCTCGAAGAGGCTGGGCGAACGCCCACACAGTTGATCGGGCTCGGCGATTACGTGGGTAATGGCAATCAACGCGGCGCGCATGGACACTTCTTTCTTGCACGTGGCTGCAAGGCGGCCCCGGGCTGGCTCTCTGATCCAAGCGAAACCGCCACACTTGCCGCGATAACAGCGGATGAGGTCGAAAAGGCGCTCGATGCGGGGCCTTTCGCGGTGGTTCACCACGTTGCCGATTGGGGCCTCGCCCGACGGCATCGTGACTTTCCGGCAGCGTGA
- a CDS encoding nucleotide sugar dehydrogenase: MLHQTTNTAFHPQARVVSRPSVSVIGLGYVGAVSTACLAGLGHRVIGVDLDPVKVDAIATGRAPIHEKDLDRLLGDGVADGLISATNDLATAVVETDITFVSVGTPTAEDGGCDDRYIRAAARSIGEGLARKAAFHVVVMRCSIPPGTTLDVMVPEIEAASGLKVGADFGVCFNPEFLREGVAVEDFHNPPKTVIGVTDDVTADLMCKLYADVDADPVVTSIEVAEMVKYVDNVWHATKVTFANEVGRLCKPLDVDSHEVMDIFVRDTKLNLSPYYLKPGFAYGGSCLPKEVRAVTHIARNLGVDLPLIGALERSNATQIAEAARLVKATGARRVAVLGLAFKPGTDDLRESPILEVIAELQEAGIEITAHDPAITAETRIEAQLAYVVHAAQGLGQLATGLRDMLAADASDAVAGADAIIVTHAHPDYRALAAATDKPVIDVARLWKSRANQPSNLCGIGW; this comes from the coding sequence ATGCTACACCAGACCACTAATACTGCCTTTCACCCTCAGGCCCGCGTTGTCTCGCGACCTTCCGTTTCTGTCATCGGTCTGGGTTACGTGGGCGCGGTGTCTACCGCTTGCCTTGCGGGGCTCGGCCACCGTGTGATTGGGGTCGATCTCGATCCGGTCAAGGTCGATGCGATCGCGACAGGACGCGCGCCGATCCACGAGAAGGATCTGGACCGGCTGCTGGGCGATGGTGTCGCTGACGGTTTGATCAGCGCAACCAACGACCTTGCCACGGCAGTGGTCGAGACCGACATCACCTTCGTTTCGGTGGGCACCCCCACTGCCGAAGATGGTGGGTGTGACGATCGCTATATTCGCGCCGCCGCGCGTTCGATCGGTGAAGGGCTGGCGCGCAAGGCAGCCTTCCATGTCGTTGTCATGCGCTGCTCTATCCCGCCGGGCACCACACTCGATGTCATGGTGCCCGAGATCGAGGCGGCCTCGGGCCTCAAGGTCGGCGCTGATTTCGGTGTCTGCTTCAACCCCGAATTCCTGCGAGAGGGCGTTGCGGTCGAGGATTTCCACAATCCGCCCAAGACCGTGATTGGCGTCACCGACGATGTCACCGCCGACCTGATGTGCAAGCTTTATGCCGACGTTGATGCCGATCCGGTCGTGACCTCGATCGAGGTGGCCGAGATGGTCAAATATGTCGATAACGTCTGGCACGCGACCAAGGTCACCTTCGCCAACGAGGTTGGCCGCTTGTGCAAGCCCCTGGACGTGGACAGCCACGAGGTGATGGATATCTTCGTGCGCGACACCAAGCTGAACCTGTCGCCCTATTACCTCAAGCCCGGCTTTGCCTATGGCGGCTCTTGCTTGCCCAAAGAGGTGCGCGCGGTAACCCATATTGCGCGCAATCTAGGCGTTGATCTACCGTTGATCGGCGCGCTTGAGCGCTCGAATGCAACCCAGATCGCCGAGGCTGCGCGTCTGGTCAAGGCGACCGGCGCGCGGCGGGTCGCGGTCCTTGGGTTGGCGTTCAAACCCGGCACGGATGACCTGCGCGAAAGCCCGATCCTTGAGGTGATAGCAGAGCTGCAAGAGGCCGGAATCGAGATCACCGCCCATGACCCGGCCATCACGGCAGAGACCCGCATCGAAGCGCAACTGGCCTATGTTGTCCATGCGGCACAAGGGCTGGGGCAACTCGCGACCGGGCTGCGTGACATGCTGGCCGCTGACGCATCTGACGCCGTGGCCGGGGCTGATGCCATCATCGTCACCCATGCTCACCCCGATTACCGCGCCCTGGCCGCTGCTACCGACAAACCAGTGATTGATGTGGCGCGGCTGTGGAAATCCCGTGCCAACCAACCTTCGAACCTCTGCGGTATCGGCTGGTAA
- a CDS encoding phosphomannose isomerase type II C-terminal cupin domain — MTFQSTVRPAPSAVPADAPTYEERPWGAFWSLDRGAAHQVKRIRVKPRGQLSLQYHYHRAECWVVIEGTATITVDDAVMKVKLGGVVMIPKGAVHRLENRTKSHVEIIEVQMGDYLGEDDIVRLEDVYDRPATEVRG; from the coding sequence ATGACCTTTCAATCCACTGTTCGCCCGGCTCCCTCGGCAGTGCCTGCCGATGCACCAACCTACGAAGAACGCCCCTGGGGCGCATTCTGGAGCCTTGATCGCGGTGCGGCGCATCAGGTCAAGCGCATCCGCGTGAAGCCGCGCGGACAATTGTCCCTGCAATATCACTACCACCGCGCGGAATGCTGGGTGGTGATCGAGGGTACGGCCACGATCACTGTCGATGACGCGGTGATGAAGGTGAAACTCGGTGGTGTGGTGATGATCCCGAAAGGGGCTGTGCACCGTCTTGAGAACCGGACGAAATCGCATGTGGAGATCATCGAGGTGCAAATGGGCGACTATCTTGGCGAGGACGATATCGTCCGGCTGGAAGACGTCTATGACCGCCCGGCAACCGAAGTGCGGGGCTAA